Part of the Gemmatimonadales bacterium genome is shown below.
CGAGCGTCGCCGATCGCGTCGCGGTGTTCTCGGCGGGCCGCATGCGCGCGGTCGGCAGCGTATACGAGCTCGAGAACGCGACCGGTGCGCGGAGCATCGAGGACGTCTATCGCTGCCTCACCGGCCAGATGGCGCTCAGGAGGGTGGCGTGATCCGCCCGCGCGGGCGGGGCGCGGTGCTGGCGATCGCGGAGTCGGAATTCCGTGCCGCGCTGCGCGGCCGTCTGGTCCAGAGCTTCGGCGCGCTGTTCGGCGTGCTCGCCATCGGGCTCTCGCTCGTCGGGCTCGGCGCTACTGGTGAGCTCCTCGTCCAGGGCTTCATGCGCACCGCGGTCTCGCTGCAGGCGCTCGCGCTCTATCTGCTGCCGCTCGTGGGCCTCGTGATCGGCGCGCACGCGTTCGCCGGAGAGGACGGGGGCGCCGAGTGGCTGCTGGTGCAGCCGGTGAGCCGCGCCGGCGTCCTCCTCGGGCGCGCGCTCGGCCTCGGCGCGGCGCTCGGCGCGGTGGCCGTCGCGGGCTTCGGCGCCGCGGCGGTGCTCGTGGGCATGGTGGCGGGATGGGAGGGCCTGGCGGGCTACGCGATCGTGGCGGCCGGCGCCACGACGGTGGCGTGGGCGGCCCTCGCAACCGGCATCCTGCTGGGCATTCTGACGCGCCGCCGGCCGGTTGCCATCGGCGCGGCCCTCGCAGTGTGGCTCGGCGCGGCCGTGCTGTACGATCTCGCCGCGATCGGGTTGCTGCAGCTCACGGGCTCCGGCCAGCCGGGGCCATATCTCGTGTCGCTCCTCGCGATCAATCCGCTGGACGGGATGCGCGCGGCGGCCCTCGTGCTGCTCGGCGCCGACGTGCTGCTCGGACCGACGGGCG
Proteins encoded:
- a CDS encoding ABC transporter permease subunit, encoding MIRPRGRGAVLAIAESEFRAALRGRLVQSFGALFGVLAIGLSLVGLGATGELLVQGFMRTAVSLQALALYLLPLVGLVIGAHAFAGEDGGAEWLLVQPVSRAGVLLGRALGLGAALGAVAVAGFGAAAVLVGMVAGWEGLAGYAIVAAGATTVAWAALATGILLGILTRRRPVAIGAALAVWLGAAVLYDLAAIGLLQLTGSGQPGPYLVSLLAINPLDGMRAAALVLLGADVLLGPTGAAMQRALGPGGGALLVAGSVAAWCLLPIAGAIRIYRRRDF